The Acidihalobacter prosperus genomic sequence TCCCGGCGACGAGGCCTTTATCCTCGCCCTGCGCGAGGCCGTGGCCACCGCGCATCCCCTGACCGAGCGCGAAAAGCTCCTGCACCTGCCAGGCCATCGGCAGACCAACGTCGACTGCACCATCACGCCCTGGATCATCGGCGAACACGTTGACGGCGTCATGCTGGAACTCAGCCATATCGATCGCCAGCTGCGCATCACCCGCGAAAAGCGTTTGCTCAGCCAGCAATCGACCGCACGCGAGCTACTTCGAGGACTCGCGCACGAAATCAAGAATCCGCTGAGCGGCCTGCGCGGCGCCGCCCAGCTGCTGGAGCGCGAGCTCATCGCGGACGATCTGCGGGAGTACACCCGGATCATCGTCGCCGAAGCCGACCGCCTGCGTGGCCTGGTCGACCGCATGCTCGGCCCCAACAGCCGCCCGCGCATGAACATCAGCAATATCCACGAGGTACTCGAACGCGCCCGTCAGCTGGTCAACGTCGACCTGCCTCCCGGCATCAGCCTCGCGACCGACTACGACCCGAGCATCCCCGAGCTCATGTTCGACCGCGACATGATCTTCCAAGCCGTTCTCAACATCCTTCAAAACGCCGTGCACGCGGTCGGCGAAAGCGGCCGGATACTGCTGCGCACGCGCATTACGCGCAATCACACCATCGGCAGCGTCCGCCACCGTCTGGTCGCCGTCATCCATGTGGTCGACGATGGACCGGGCGTACCCGAGGGCATGCTCGACCGCATCTTCTACCCCATGGTATCCGGGCGCGCAGAAGGCACAGGACTCGGTTTGGCCATCTCCCAGTCACTGATTACCCAGCATGGAGGATTGATCGAATGTCAATCTCGGCCAGGGCACACACAATTCACCATTCTGCTCCCACTGGGGAACGAAACATGAGCGAGGGCAAGGACACGATCTGGGTCGTCGACGATGACCGCTCCATCCGCTGGGTCTTGGAGCGCGCACTCGGCGGCGCTGGTTTCGACGTCGCCGTCTTCGAGGATGCCGAATCCGTGCTGCGCCAGCTGGAGCAGCAGCGCCCCCGGGTGATCATCAGCGACATCCGCATGCCGGGCCAGGATGGCCTCGCCCTGCTTGAGCGCCTGCGCACGCAGTATCCCGAAATCCCCGTCATCATCATCACCGCGCATTCGGATCTCGACGCCGCGGTCGCGGCCTATCAGGGCGGAGCCTTCGAATATCTGCCCAAGCCCTTCGACGTCGACGAGGCCGTCGAGCTGGCACGCCGCGCCTGCCAGCGCGCGCGCCAGCAATCGACCGGCGCCGAGCTCGACGCGACACGTGAGGAAACCCCTGAAATCCTAGGCGAAGCGCCGGCGATGCAGGAGGTGTTCCGCGCCATCGGTCGGCTGGCTCGCTCCAACATCACCGTGCTGATCACGGGCGAATCCGGCACCGGCAAGGAACTGGTCGCGCGCGCGCTGCACCGTCACAGCCCTCGTGCTGCTGGACCGTACATCGCCCTCAATACCGCCGCGATCCCGCGCGACCTGCTCGAATCCGAACTCTTCGGACATGAGCGCGGCGCCTTCACGGGCGCCCAGGCACAACGACGCGGGCGCTTCGAGCAGGCCGATGGCGGCACCCTGTTTCTCGACGAGATCGGCGACATGCCCGCCGAACTGCAGACCCGCCTGCTGCGCGTGCTAGCCGACGGCGAGTTCTACCGCGTCGGTGGGCACACGCCGATCCGCGTCGATGTACGCATCATCGCGGCCACGCATCAGGATCTCGAAAAGCGCGTCAAGGAAGGCCTGTTCAGAGAGGATCTTTTCCACCGCCTGAACGTGATCCGCATCCGCATTCCGCCGCTGCGCGAACGCAGCGAGGACATACCGCTGCTGCTCGACCATTTCCTCAAGCAGGCCGCCGACGAGCTGCAGGCCAGCCCCAAGTCGCCGCGGCCCGAGGTCAGCGAGTACCTGCGCCGATACCAATGGCCCGGCAACGTACGCGAACTGGAAAACACCTGCCGCTGGCTGACCGTGATGGCTTCCGGCAACGAGATTCACATGGAGGATCTGCCGCCGGAACTGCGTCAGGTCAGCGTCGAGGAGGGTGGGCTGGACTGGGAGGACCCGCTGACCCGCTGGGCGGAGCGGCAGGCCGCGCTCAACGAGCACCCCCTGCTCGACATGGCCACTCCGCGCATGGAACGCATCCTGATCGAAGTCGCGCTCCGGCGCACCGGCGGACGCCGCCAGGACGCCGCCAAACTGCTTGGCTGGGGGCGCAATACGCTCACGCGCAAGATAAAGGAACTGGACATGGCGGTCGGAGAGGACGACGGCCACGAGGAAGAGGAGGACTAGCCTCCCTTCCGCCTCAGACGCAGGCGCTGCCCGGCCCGTTGGGCACCAACGCACCGACCAGCTCGCTGACATGGGACACGCCATGGCGCTCCATGTAAGCGAGCATGCCCGCGTTGATCCGCGGCAGGATCAGGGGATCGTAGAACAGCGCCGTGCCGATGCCGATCGCGGATGCGCCGGCGAGCAGGAATTCGATCGCATCCTCTGCGCTGGCCACCCCGCCCTGACCGATGATCGGCACGCCGTGCGCTTTCGCAACCTGGTGTACCTGCCAGACCTTGAGCAGCGCGATCGGCTT encodes the following:
- the ntrC gene encoding nitrogen regulation protein NR(I); translated protein: MSEGKDTIWVVDDDRSIRWVLERALGGAGFDVAVFEDAESVLRQLEQQRPRVIISDIRMPGQDGLALLERLRTQYPEIPVIIITAHSDLDAAVAAYQGGAFEYLPKPFDVDEAVELARRACQRARQQSTGAELDATREETPEILGEAPAMQEVFRAIGRLARSNITVLITGESGTGKELVARALHRHSPRAAGPYIALNTAAIPRDLLESELFGHERGAFTGAQAQRRGRFEQADGGTLFLDEIGDMPAELQTRLLRVLADGEFYRVGGHTPIRVDVRIIAATHQDLEKRVKEGLFREDLFHRLNVIRIRIPPLRERSEDIPLLLDHFLKQAADELQASPKSPRPEVSEYLRRYQWPGNVRELENTCRWLTVMASGNEIHMEDLPPELRQVSVEEGGLDWEDPLTRWAERQAALNEHPLLDMATPRMERILIEVALRRTGGRRQDAAKLLGWGRNTLTRKIKELDMAVGEDDGHEEEED
- the glnL gene encoding nitrogen regulation protein NR(II), translated to MTPPTSMAPSEAEILDNLTTAILYFDSGLILRLLNPAGEMLLEHSAQNVIGSPAELLFPGDEAFILALREAVATAHPLTEREKLLHLPGHRQTNVDCTITPWIIGEHVDGVMLELSHIDRQLRITREKRLLSQQSTARELLRGLAHEIKNPLSGLRGAAQLLERELIADDLREYTRIIVAEADRLRGLVDRMLGPNSRPRMNISNIHEVLERARQLVNVDLPPGISLATDYDPSIPELMFDRDMIFQAVLNILQNAVHAVGESGRILLRTRITRNHTIGSVRHRLVAVIHVVDDGPGVPEGMLDRIFYPMVSGRAEGTGLGLAISQSLITQHGGLIECQSRPGHTQFTILLPLGNET